ttgaaaaggtcctataagctattgtctttcatatgtttataggacctaataaaaaaaaagtcgagatttGTACATTTTATTTACAGTGCTCTCTTAAACCTAATCTAGTTAATTTTCCAAATTGTCCAGTATCCAGTTGATGTGATAGCTGACCATCACACCCACACCGGGCCTCTTCTCATTTACACTACACTCGGCCGGCCCACCGGAAACCACTCCAAACTGAACGAACCTGTGGGAACCGTCCCCCACCGGAACCACCGTCTGGTACGGACCACCCGAGTCCCCCCGACAATGGCCGGCCATGTCTCGTCCTCGCGCACAAAACGTCGACTCGCCTTGACACAGGTCAGTCCGCGGCACCACTTGCAGATCCGCCTCCAGCAGGACGTTTGAAGCCCGCTGGTCCTCCGTCTGACCCCAGCCAGTAACCGTCAGTCGGTTTGGTTTCAGCATCATCAGGCTTTCGGTCAACGGGAGACAAACCGGAAAGACTTCTCCCTCTACTAGGACGACTTTTCGAGCAAGTCGGATCAACGCAATGTCGTAGTCCGCGTCGAATCCGTTGAAGTTGTTGTTCGGGATGAGCTTCTCGATCGGGTATTCCTTCACCTTGGCCGCACACCGTCCCTCGACGCAGTCCGGATCACTGGACAGGTCGTACTCGCCCAATCGGACCGCTACCGGCCGCGTGTTGCCTTTCATACAGTGGGCCGCCGTCAACACGTACCTCGGATGGATCAACGATCCACTGCACAAGCTTTTGAGCGCCCCCTTCCGCTTGTACATCAAATTGGCCATCCACGGAAACTGCCCCAGGCCGGTCGCACTCCCGAGCAGGATGTTGTCCGCCAACCGAACCGTTCCGCAGTGCTTTAAGCCCAACCGGGCGGCCTTCGAGTGGGCGATAAAGTCCACCATTTTGGCCGGTTTCACCGCGGCGCAACAGATCGAGTGGCCGTCCCGGGCGTCCGACGGGCAGCTGCTAGCCCGCACAAAGTCGGCCATTTTGCGATCCAGTGTGATGCGTTCGTTCAGGAACACACTGTGGATGGCGTCGCAGTTGCGGACCGGAACGCAGCGGCCTTTCGAGCCGGTGGGATCCTTGCAGGAGGGGAAGGCTGGAAGGAAAAGAAAGGACCAAATCGTTATTATTGAATTGTTTTGGCCTGGTCCCAGTCGGCCCCGGCGgcattttcgagacgagatttgtctgatcacgccttccgtcggacggggaagtaaattttGGCCCCGGTCAAatttagaggttaggtcgttagcttagtccaggtgtaggagtcgtttctctgggtcctgtctcggttgTGTCGctggtcgattcgttcaacccccatcgggctcaacggcaatacatccggggttttcggaaccaacggttttccccagaaaagcatcaatttttccttagcatgctatgaatgcttgatgaacaccacgacgccacatgtcaaacagctaccacgtggactagcatcgcctataaaaaatactttttattactttttgaactatagaattatcatttatggtgatcctggtactatttagctgtatttTAAACCtccaaataggaaaaaaaactgttatggtgcaaattttacaatcacgtggtagctgtttgacatgtggcgtcccccccccccccctaagttgtccacgtggtttatggatggtcccttatttgATGAGCTTCAAATCctataataaatgaaaaaatgaataaacCTGTATCAAAGAGTTTGGATttgattccgctcatttctggccatcctagaagtttctacatgttttccccaggcctgtaggagcaaatgaacaaaaattcaaaatttcccatagtaaatcctatgtaaacttgaactcgcttgagacaagccagttttcaaccaaatgagctgaaatttggcgtgagagctACATTCAAAgacgttttttttgttgtgattcCGCAAATGAAACAGATGATAATTAGTTACGAGCGAACAAATAtacttttattatttacaaGCTACTCCAAAACTTACATACAATCCGAGATAGTCTACTAGCCTCCGCTAGTGCTAATTGAGGCGGAATAGGGTCGCccctttgcatgtttttttataatatttccagagtttttttttgaaaaggtcctataagctattgtctttcatatgtttataggacctaataaaaaaaaagtcgagatttGTACATTTTATTTACAGTGCTCTCTTAAACCTAATCTAGTTAATTTTCCAAATTGTCCAGTATCCAGTTGATGTGATAGCTGACCATCACACCCACACCGGGCCTCTTCTCATTTACACTACACTCGGCCGGCCCACCGGAAACCACTCCAAACTGAACGAACCTGTGGGAACCGTCCCCCACCGGAACCACCGTCTGGTACGGACCACCCGAGTCCCCCCGACAATGGCCGGCCATGTCTCGTCCTCGCGCACAAAACGTCGACTCGCCTTGACACAGGTCAGTCCGCGGCACCACTTGCAGATCCGCCTCCAGCAGGACGTTTGAAGCCCGCTGGTCCTCCGTCTGACCCCAGCCAGTAACCGTCAGTCGGTTTGGTTTCAGCATCATCAGGCTTTCGGTCAACGGGAGACAAACCGGAAAGACTTCTCCCTCTACTAGGACGACTTTTCGAGCAAGTCGGATCAACGCAATGTCGTAGTCCGCGTCGAATCCGTTGAAGTTGTTGTTCGGGATGAGCTTCTCGATCGGGTATTCCTTCACCTTGGCCGCACACCGTCCCTCGACGCAGTCCGGATCACTGGACAGGTCGTACTCGCCCAATCGGACCGCTACCGGCCGCGTGTTGCCTTTCATACAGTGGGCCGCCGTCAACACGTACCTCGGATGGATCAACGATCCACTGCACAAGCTTTTGAGCGCCCCCTTCCGCTTGTACATCAAATTGGCCATCCACGGAAACTGCCCCAGGCCGGTCGCACTCCCGAGCAGGATGTTGTCCGCCAACCGAACCGTTCCGCAGTGCTTTAAGCCCAACCGGGCGGCCTTCGAGTGGGCGATAAAGTCCACCATTTTGGCCGGTTTCACCGCGGCGCAACAGATCGAGTGGCCGTCCCGGGCGTCCGACGGGCAGCTGCTAGCCCGCACAAAGTCGGCCATTTTGCGATCCAGTGTGATGCGTTCGTTCAGGAACACACTGTGGATGGCGTCGCAGTTGCGGACCGGAACGCAGCGGCCTTTCGAGCCGGTGGGATCCTTGCAGGAGGGGAAGGCTGGAAGGAAAAGAAAGGACCAAATCGTTATTATTGAATTGTTTTGGCCTGGTCCCAGTCGGCCCCGGCGgcattttcgagacgagatttgtctgatcacgccttccgtcggacggggaagtaaattttGGCCCCGGTCAAatttagaggttaggtcgttagcttagtccaggtgtaggagtcgtttctctgggtcctgtctcggttgtgtcgctggtcggcagttgaactcacaatccaaaggtcttcAGTTCGAATCTTGGGGTTTGAATTGCCTCACCGTTCAAGCCTTCAAAACTCAAGTCGTGAAATCAATATGACGAACCTTCCCGTATCCCCTTAATGTACTTTCAGTTTCAggcaggcaaatcagggatcggCGCTTTTTCATATCAAGTTCAAGTGGTGCTTTCGTACGCCTAATGGTCACCTAATGGCTACAACAATAGATGATTGACGCTGGTCACTCCAACTAAAGCTCTAATTATAGCTTAGCCAAGCTCAGTTGCCTCAGCCCAGTCCGAATCTTTACTGACAATAAACGATGACCAACCATTTTCCTTAATCGAGTGACACATCTTTCTGTTGACACTCGAAGGTACTTCCCACGGGGATTAA
This is a stretch of genomic DNA from Culex pipiens pallens isolate TS chromosome 1, TS_CPP_V2, whole genome shotgun sequence. It encodes these proteins:
- the LOC120430695 gene encoding serine protease grass-like; the encoded protein is MSFVFIKAVVLLTTLLAVHAKQCPSEQDLCVPVQYCAPIYEAIMSDRAQRNATLQEYIWSRTCHTVGVDREPRVCCNRIEVPLGKRCSGASGTPGRCVGPERCELIAKYLERDRRSPAIERTLAENVCFRDGDKDFYCCPEAMVIEAKTAPQSMDLVLPPPSSLKIGNAFPSCKDPTGSKGRCVPVRNCDAIHSVFLNERITLDRKMADFVRASSCPSDARDGHSICCAAVKPAKMVDFIAHSKAARLGLKHCGTVRLADNILLGSATGLGQFPWMANLMYKRKGALKSLCSGSLIHPRYVLTAAHCMKGNTRPVAVRLGEYDLSSDPDCVEGRCAAKVKEYPIEKLIPNNNFNGFDADYDIALIRLARKVVLVEGEVFPVCLPLTESLMMLKPNRLTVTGWGQTEDQRASNVLLEADLQVVPRTDLCQGESTFCARGRDMAGHCRGDSGGPYQTVVPVGDGSHRFVQFGVVSGGPAECSVNEKRPGVGVMVSYHINWILDNLEN